The genome window GCTGAGCTATGAACGCGAGATGGATGCCTTTGAGGGGCTTAAGGATACAGGCTTGTTGCCTGACTTATTGCTTTTTGCCAAGTGGCGTAAAGGCAGAGACGTGGGTTCGATTGTGATTACACGAGCTTTGGACGGTTTTGTGGGGTTGAGGGAATGGCTGACGGATGTTCAGCTGACCAATCCGAATCCGGATGAGAAGGTTCGCCAAGTGATGGCTTCCGTGGGCGAAGCAGCCCGCGTCATGCATGCGACTGGGTGGGCGCATTTCTCATTTGAGCCACAGCACATCTTTATTGGTGCTGAGCAAGCGGGTAGCTATCCGATACGGTTAATCGACTTGGAGCGTGCTCGTCGGCCGTATCGCTCAAAAATATTTGTGACTGAAGATTTATCTCGATTGTTAAGGAAATCGGATCGTTTTTTCAGTCGTGAACAGAAGCTTCAGTTTCTGTTGGATTACTTTCAAACAGACACATTTAGCCCGAAGCAGCTCAAGTGGGTCAAAGAAGTCGAGCAGCGAGGGAGCCTCAAATCGACAGTCGTGGATGCTTAAGGGGGGGAGCGTGCTGCTTTTGTCACGGATCGCCCCATTTGTGCCGGCACGCATCATGGTTTGTGAAAAGTGTAGTCGAGTTCCTTTAGGTGCTCGACCGACATGGCTAATGGCCCCCTAGGTTGCAGGCGGGTGGCCACCTGCGATTTATGTCGCATCACAATTCTTGATGCGTGTGAGTATAAGAGTCTTTTTATGGATTGCATCAACTGGCAGTGAACGATTCTCCTAGAGCCCTTTATCCCATGTTTTGTTGTGGCATTATTCTTTATTAAATTACTCGGGCGGTTGAGTGCGGCTTCACCTGTATGGCTGATGCGGTGCTTGTGCGTATTGTTGGGGCGCATCGTTGGCATCTGTGCAGGTGAACGTGGCCATATTACACGGAAGAACTTGCATCACGCATTCCCTGAGAAAACTGAGCAGTGGCGCCGGCGGGTGTATTACGAGGCGTGTGCCCGCGTGGTGGAAATGGCTTTGTTTATGCCCGCGTCACGCTATTTTTCGGCATCGCGGATCGATTCGGTGCTCGAGGTCGATGCCGAGGTGCGTGCTGCGGTGGAGCGCTATATTTCTGGAGATAAGCAAGGGAAGCCGTTCGTGGTGATGTTGCCACATATGACGATGTCGGAGGCGGCGTCGCTCTTGCCGCACTATTTCCCCGGGCTGCCACAGGTGAATGTGGTGTTTCGCCCTTTGAATCAGCCTGCCATGAATGCATGGGTAGAGGAGACGCGCTCCCGCTTTGGGAATCGTCAACTCTCGCGGCGCTCGGGGTATAATGATGCGATGGCGGCGTTACGCCGAGGCGAAGGCGTGGCTCTACTGTTTGATCAGGATGCGGCGGGGCGCGGCGCGACGTCGCTCTTTATGGGGCGATTGGCTTCGCTGACAGATTTGCCTGGTTTGATGGCGCTGCGCTTTGATGCAGACGTGCACCTGCTGTTGCTGGAGCGCACGGAGTTTTGGCAAGCAAAGTTGACGCTGCAGCAGTTGCCGAAGTGTGAGACCTCGACCGAAATAGCGGTGCGGGCGCACAATTTATTGGAGGCCTATTTGAAGCGGGATGATCATTCTGCTCCCGATTGGTTGTGGTTGCATGGCCGATGGGGGCACCAGTCTGGTTCGAAGAAACGCTTTAATTTGCCTGAGAAGCGGATGGAGCTGGAGCAGACCAATACGATCAATGGCGAAGCCGATACTCCGCGTAAGACACGGTTGTGGGTGCGGATGCCGAACTGGCTGGGCGATGTGGTGATGGCGTTGCCGCTGCTGCGAGCGATTCGTAAGGCTCGGCCTGACTTTGAGATTACCTTGATCGGTAAGGCGGCATTTCAGCCCTTGTTTGATCGCCTCGACGTGGGGGATCGCTTTATCCCGCTGCCCAAGCAAGGCCGCGGTTACTTTAAAGCGTTTTATCAGCTGCGTCATGACTATCCGGATACATATCTACTGTTTACGAATTCTACGCGGAGTGACTTGGAGGCGTTTTTAACGCGTTGCCCACAGCGTATGGGTATGATTCGCCCGGGTAAGAAGCGGCAGTTACTGACGAAGCCGTATTACCTGCCTGCGGATATTGATGAAACGACGACGCACCAGACTGCGGTTTGGGAGATGATGCTGGAGCGCTATGGCTTGAGAGCGCCGTTGGATTGTGCGCCGCTACCACGTGAGGCTCCCTCCGGGCGTCCACAGGTCGCGATGATTTGTGGCACTGAGAATGCGCCGGAGAAGCGCTGGCCGATCAGTCATTGGCGGGCGTTGATCGAGCAGTTGCTCGTCGCGCAGCCAGAAGTCGAGGTGCTGCTGTTTGGCACCCCGGCGGATCGTGTGATTACGGATCAGGTGGCGGAGGGATTGCCTGCGGGCAGCATTCAGAATTTGGCGGGCAAGACGAATTTAGCAGAGTTTTGCGATGGGCTGAAGCAGTGTAATGCAGTCATCTGTAATGATACGGGTGGGATGCACCTTGCGAATATGATGGGCACGCCGGTCGTGGTGGTCTTTGGGCCGACAAATCCGGTGCGCACGGGGCCGATCTTTGATGCCCCAAAGCATATTTTACAGCCCGAGGGCTGCCCAGAAACGGGTGGTTTTGCGATCGAGGGCGTTTCAGCGGAGCGGGTGCTCGCCTCCGTATTACCTTACGTGGGGGGAGCGGCTGAATGAGTTTACTCCAAGAGTTAAACGGTCCGCTTAAGCTGCATGTCACGGAGCGAAGTGATGGCTTTGAGGCGACTGAATTGGAGCTGACTTTGTCTGAGGCGTTACGAATTTTGCCTGATCGGCGGGAGGTCTATGCGGGGCAGTTGCTCGGCGAGGGGCAAGCGGTGGTTGCGAAGCGTTTCTTGAGCCATCCGAAGCAGGCCCGCGATTGGCGCCGTGAGTGGGAGGGATTGGTGAAGCTGGAGGCGTTGAATTTGTCGGCACCGACGCCGCTCTGTGTCGCAGAGGAAGCGGAGGGTGACGCGGTTTGGGTGATGATGAGCCGGATTGATGGCGCGGTATCGGTGCAGGATGCGTTCCGCGATGGCGATGGCGATGAGCATGCCGAACTGGCAGAGCAGTTGGCGGAATTAGTGGATGCCGCACACCGTGCGGGCGTGCGCCAAGGTGATCAGCATGTGGACAACTGGGCATGGGACGGTGCGCGACTGTATTTACTAGATGCCGGATCGATTGAATTTTCGAAGCATGCGTTGCATGAGAAGGCACGATTGTTGGATTTGGCCGGGATTTGTGTGACTTTGGCACCTGCCGCGGAACGGGCCTTTCGTGGGGCGATCGATGCGGTATATTTGATCGATGATGTTGAGCTAAAAGGACGGCTCTTGTATGATTTGGAAGGTGCAATCGTCTCGCTGCAAGCTGAGCGCACCCGTCGCTATTTTAAGAAGACGCGGCGCAGCTGCACCGAGTTTGTCGCAACTCAGACAGATACCTATCGCTCGATGTGTCTGCGAACTGCCGACTCGGAGCTTATCGATGCGTTATTGGCTGATCCGGAAGCCTTCATGGATGAGGGGGAGCGGGTGAAGTCGGGCAACACCTGCACGGTGCAACGGTTTACGCGTGGCAGGCAGTCTTACATTTTGAAGCGCTATAACAAGAAGCCGCTGACCGATCGGGTGCGAAAGATGTTTGCGGATTCGCGTGCGTTGACAAGTTGGTCATCTGCGTGGGTGCTGGAGATGGCATTTATCCCGACCGCGCGTGCGGTTGCGGTGTATGAAGATACGAGTCAACGTTTACCAGGGTTACGCTATTTATTGATGGAGGAAATCGATGGCCAGCTCTTGCCTGATTATATTGAGGCGTGCGGCACGGCTCTGGCGCGTATCGAGGCGGTAGCCGATGCGTTTGCACAGATATGGGAGTCTCTGGGGCGTTTGCGTGCCGCACACGGAGATCTGAAGGCGACGAATCTGATTGTTGGCTCGGATGGGCGTTTGTATTTATTTGACCTAGATGCCTTTCGCTTTGGATTGAAGCCCGCAGCCTTTGAGCGCGGGCGTGAGAAAGATCTTCGACGCTTCATGAAAAATTGGTCAGATCAACCTGAGTTATTAGAATTATTTGAAACTAAGGTTCGGGAGGTGAATCAGTAAGATGGGCGACTCAATACAGCGTATTTTAATTATTAAGCCTTCGTCGATGGGGGACATTATTCACGGGCTGTTGATTGCGGAGGCGATCAAGGCGCAGTTGCCGAATGTTTCGATTGATTGGGTGGTGCGGCGCGAATTCTCGGAGTTGGTCGAAGCGGCTTCTGTCATTGATCACACATATATTTTTGAGCGTTCTGCCGGCGTCGGTGGTTTCATGCGTTTGATGCGTGAAGTGCGCACGCAGCGCTACGATGCGGTGCTCGACTTGCAAGGCTTGGCGCGGACGGGCATATTGACGCTTGCAGCACATGCGAAACGTAAGCTCGGCCGTTCGGATGCACGAGAGTGTGCGTGGATCGGTTATAATGAGAAGACGCCTGCGCTGCCAGCGGGGCAGCCCCCGCACGCGGTGAAGATCCTTGCGGCATTTTTGCCTATGCTTGGCTTGAGGGAAGAACTGCCGAGCTCGCTCACATTTGATATTCCGAAGGTATCGGTCGCATTGCAGGAGCCAGTTAGCGGTGGTAAGCGCGTGGTGCTGTTCCCTGAGAGTCGCCGTGCGGAGAAGAATTGGATGGGCTACGAGCCGCTGACGCGCTGGTTGCTCGAGCAGTCCAATGTCGGGCAAGTCGTCTGGTGTGGGCATGTGCCATTTGAGGCGTCGGAGCCTTTGGAGGACGAGCGTCTGATTAATTTGACGGGAAAGACGGGGATTGATCAGTTGCCTGGGCTATTAAACGCGGCGGACTGTGTGGTGAGTAATGACAGCGGACCGATGCACCTGGCTGCCGCCCTTGGTCGACCTTTAGTGACGCTGTTCGGGCCGACGGCACCTGAGCGGTTTGGTCCGTATCCGCCTGTTGCAGCGCGTCAGCGCGTGATTCGCCGAGCCGATGGCGACATGTCTTCAATCACACTCGAAGAGGTTGGCGAGGCCGTGTGTTCGATGCTTGAGGTGTAGCGGATTATGATTCGTTTATTTTTTGCCTTATGTGCCTATTCAGCGATTGCAGTGGAGCTTGGTGCTGCTGGGGCCGCCAACTGTAACTTGTTTATCCCTTAATTGCCAGAATCTTGGTTTTGCTACCATTTTGGCATTTTATGATCTTTCGGCGAAAAAGAAAGAGCATCGTCCTGTAGTCGTCTTGCGAATCAATGAAGCTAACCTCTCTTCGTGATCGAAGGAGTGGCTACGTTTCGGGGTTGTTGGGTTAAGACTTGCTTAGTCCGATTATTAGACGCTTCATAATTTTAATATATGCCCTTAGACTATTTAGACCATCCGGAATATCGATTGCGTGCCCGACCGACGCGCACGCGTTTTGGTGCCTGGCTGTGGAGTGAGTTAGCTCAGCTCAAGGCACCAAAAGGGCTTGGGCTGTTGTTTCGCGAGCGTGTGCACATTGAACCTGAATATCAGCAACTCATGCGGTCCGCTGGGCTGGATTGTGTGCGCTCGGTGTTCGAGACGAAGCAGGGCGACCTATTAACCAGCCAGGGGATCGGTGGCGAAGACGATGTTAGCCGAATCCGTTTGGATGATAAGGGGAACACTCGGACGTTTTATGTGAAGCGCTTCTGGAACCGTCGTTTGGAGTGTATCTTGGCGCGTGTGGCGCGTGGTTCGCTTTTCGGGCGATCAGTGATGCGTGCTGAGTTTGAAAAGATCCAGTCGCTTGGTAAAATGGGCCTGCGTATTCCACGAGTGGTGGGCTATGGGGAGCAGCGGTTTTGTTTTGGGGTGATTAATACCTACATGATCACGGAGGAGATTCCCGATGCGATGGGGGTCGATTTTATTGTGCACAAGTGGATGAGCGATCAGCCGATCGAGCAGCAACCAGCGTTGAAAGATGAGTTGCTCACATCGATTGCGTCTGCAGTGAAGACGATGCACCAAAACGGCTTCGAGCACCATGATCTCTTTTTGCGTAACCTGATCATTACTGAGCAGAACATGTCGAACCTGTATGTGTTTGATTGTCCGCGGGCGTATCGCTGGCCCGCGTTTATTATGAAGCGCCGCCGCAAGGTTGATTTGGCGATGCTGGACGCCGGGGCCACTGTGGCATTTAGTCCCGTTCAACGTATGCGATTTTTGCATCAATATCTCGGCTGTAAGCGTTTGTCTGCCGAAGGTAAGGCATTTGCACGGGATGTGTTAGAATATGCTGCGCCGATGCGTAAGAAACAGTTGCGCCGTTTGAAGCTGAGCTTACCTGCTGATTCCTAGTCCCGGCATAAAAAAAATGGCATGATTGGTCGCTTGGAGTCGTTGTAACTCCTGCAGCCAATCATGCCATCTGTAGGCCTCGCGGTGAGGCTGTAAGTTTGGCGTTTCTTTGAGGTCTTTTAGAAGCCGACTGCTAGGCTCGCTGCACCACCATATTCGCTGCCATCACTGAGGAGGCCGACGTAGCCACCCAACTTCATTGAAACGTTGTCATTGAAAGGGATGATCACTTCGGGCTGTAATTGCATGTCGCTGTAGTCGGCGTCGCCAAGGAAAGTGAGCTCCAATACTGGAATGATGTATTCTCCCATTTGTTCAAATACGATTGCAGCGCGAAGGTCAGCCCATGTGAAGCTGTCTTCGTCGTCTGGGTGTAGATCATCGGTGTCGTAGTAGTGACGGAAGCCAGCATTGAGCAATAGTTGAGAATCGTTGCCGAAGACTGAGATCGGGCGATCGTATTTGATACCGCCGACGGTGACTTTACCAGAGTGGTTGTAGAGGTCCTTGTCAGACGTGGTCGTGTCGAGGCTTTCGAGCACTTTACCCCAACCAGCGTAGTAAGCTGCATTGAAGTCGTCATCCTTTAGGTTGAAGAGTTGGTGTTCGAATTGTGCAATCGCGAAGTCGTAGAGACCGCCGTTGCCATCAATATCAATACTTTTTCCGAAACTCTCTGGTAGCTCTGGGTCTGTGCCTTTGGCGTCTCCATCGGTGTAGAATGGGATCAGTAGGCGCACTTGCATGTTTTCTAGGCTCTCACTCAAAAAGCGGAAGGGCACGACGACCTCGGCACCTGCAGTCCAACCATCAAAGCTATCGGCTTCTTCGAGCTCGATGTCACTGAAAGTGGATGCGCCTACTTCGATGCTGATCGCTTCTTGGGTTTGGGCGAAGCGAGTGTTGATCGGCTGGAGTGTGGAGTTGCCTGCGTTCGCAGTCAGCGTAGAGAGTGCCAGCACAGAGGTGAGTGCTGATAGTTTGAGTGTGCTTGATTTCATAGTATTGTTGTTTGTTGTTGGTTCCGCAGCATGGGCAGCGAACTGCGCGATCTGTATTGCTAACGGCGATGTAGATCAAAATTCAATCAATGGGTCAACTTGATAAACTATGGGGTAGATGCCATCTTTTCCGATTATCGCTTTGACGAAACCTGTCAGTCAGCTACTTCTGCTCTCTTTTCACCGACTCAGTCATGATTGATATTAAGCTCCTCCGCGAGCAGCCGGATTTCGTCCGCGCTGCCATTGCCAATAAAAAGTTCACTTGCGATATCGACGCCATCCTTGCGTTCGATACGACACGCCGTGCGAAGATCACGGATGCTGAGCAAGCACGTGCCGCACAGAAGGCCGCGAATAAAGAGATGGCTGCATTGCCGAAGGGCACGCCTGAGTTTATCGCCAAGGTGCAGGAAATGAAGGCCATCGCTGGAAAGGCGAAAGAGCTGGAAGCTGCGGCGAAGGAGGCAGATGAGGCCTTCCAGGAGGCATTTCTCTCGATTCCGAATCTTGCGGATCCATCGACTCCAATCGGAAAAAACGAGGACGAGAACGAAGTCGCTGCGACTTGGGGCGATGCGGATGCTGAGTTTCCAAATGCGCTGCCACACTTCGACATCCCTTGGTTTGAGTCGCGGGTCGATTTCGCACGTGGCGTGAAAGTTGCAGGCGCTGGTTTCCCGTTCTATGTCGGTGAGATGTCACGTCTCGTGCGCGCATTGGTCAATTTCTTCTTAGAAGAAGCGCGTCAAGCTGGTTACGAGGAAATGCTACCTCCAATCGTAGTGAACGAGGAAAGTGCGACGGCGACAGGGCAACTTCCAGACAAGGAAGGCCAAATGTATGTCGACCCGAACGAGGGTCTCTACTTGATTCCGACTGCTGAGGTGCCAGTGACTAATTTCTATCGCGACGAGATCATCGACGCAGATCAGTTACCGCTGCGTCATTGCGCATACACGCCATGCTTTCGTCGTGAGGCTGGCAGCTGGGGTGCGCATGTGCGTGGCCTGAACCGTTTGCACCAGTTCGATAAGGTTGAGCTGGTCAAGTGGACTGATGCCGACAGCAGCATGGAAGAGCTGGAGAAGCTACGCGGCGACGTGGAGCAACTCTTGCAAAAGCTGGAGCTGCCGTATCGCGTGCTGCGTATGTGCACTGGCGATATCGGTTTCCCGCATGCGAAGCAATACGATCTCGAAGTGTTCGCTGCTGGCCAAAAGCGTTGGTTGGAAGTCTCTAGCTGCAGTAACTTTACCGATTTTCAGGCACGCCGTGCGGGTATTCGCTATCGCGGCGCGGATGGCAAGCCAGTGACTGCTCATACGCTTAATGGCTCTGCGCTTGCGGTGCCACGTGTGCTTGCTGCGATTCTTGAGAACAACTTGCAGGCCGATGGCCGTGTGAAGGTGCCCGCATGTCTCCAGTATTGGATGCAGCAGGAGTTCATCGGCGTCGCTAAGTAGTGTTCGCTAATCTAAGGTCAATTTCGTAGCGGCGAAGGCTTGCTTAGTTATTCATCGATCATAAGTATCCTCCTTCATGGAAACGCTAAAACAAGCTCTCATGTCACAAAACATTTTAGCATGGGTCATTGTGATCGTGCTGTTTGTGCTTTGCTTGAAGTTTATCAAAAGCGCAGGTAAGGGGATCCTTATTTTTATCGGGATCATGATATTATGTGCCATACTGGGCAAATACTTCCCCGGTTTCGTGGCACCCATGGTTGATTTTGTGCAGGGCGGCTGGCTTGGCGAGAACCGCCCCTGAGTCATCTTGATGTAAATTTGGCATTGCAGGGGAGGGCGCGGACGATTTGCTTCCTTGCCTCATGGCTAAACAGGCAAAAACCGCAATTACTCCCACCCGCGAAGAAGACTATCCGGAATGGTATCAACAGGTCATTAAGGCCGCCGATCTCGCAGAGACCTCGCCCGTGCGCGGCTGTATGGTGATCAAGCCTTGGGGCTACGCCATCTGGGAAAACATTAAGGAGGATCTTGACCGTCGCTTTAAGGCCACCGGTCATAAGAACGCATATTTCCCGCTCTTCATTCCGATGAGCTACCTCCAGAAAGAGGCGGAGCACGTTGATGGCTTCGCTAAAGAATGCGCCGTCGTTACGCACTCTCGTCTAGAGGCCGATGCCGATGGCAAGCTCCAGCCTGCTGGTAAGCTCGAAGAGCCACTCATCGTGCGCCCGACCTCCGAGACCATTATTGGCGAGCTTTTCTCGAAATGGGTGAAATCCTATCGCGATCTACCACTTCTCATCAACCAGTGGGCCAATGTGGTGCGCTGGGAAATGCGCACGCGCCTCTTCCTCCGCACTGCAGAGTTCCTCTGGCAAGAAGGTCACACCGCGCATGCTACTTCTGAAGAAGCACTCTTTGAGACGCGTCAGATGTTGGATACCTACGCCGACTTTGCGGAAAACTTCATGGCGATGCCTGTCATCACTGGCGAGAAGACTGCTGCGGAGCGTTTCCCTGGAGCCGATGCAACCTACGCTATCGAAGCGATGATGCAGGATCGCAAGGCACTTCAAGCCGGCACCTCGCACTTCCTCGGTCAGAATTTCTCGAAATCCAGTGGTATCAAATATCTCAGTGCCGAGGGTAAAGAAGAGTTTGCTTGGACCACTTCTTGGGGTGTTTCGACACGCTTGATCGGTGGCTTGATTATGACGCACTCCGATGACGATGGCCTCGTGCTGCCGCCACGTATTGCGCCGTCACACTTGGTCATCATTCCATTTACTCCGAAGGAGGAGACTCGCGCCGAAGTGCTTGATTATTGCCATAAATTGAAGCAAGAGCTTGAAGGTCAAAGCTACATGGGTGCACCAGTGAAGGTGGAACTCGACGACCGCGATATGCGTGGTGGTGAGAAAGCGTGGGATTGGATTAAAAAGGGCATCCCACTTCGTGTTGAAGTCGGGCCACGCGATATCGCTAGCGATAGTATGATGGTCGGACGCCGCGACCGTGCGCCGAAGGATAAGCAAAGCGTTGGCAAAGATGCATTCGTATCAGGCATTGTTGATTTGTTGGATAATATCCAAGACGGGCTACTCGCGAAGGCGAAGAAGTTCCGCAAAGAGAATACACGCGATATCACAACTGAGGCAGAGTTTGTCGAATTCTTCACTCCGAAGAACAAAAACAACCCTGAAATTCACGGCGGTTTTGCCTCGATGGGCTTCTGCTGCGATCCTGAGCTCGAAGATAAAATTGCAAAGCAATATAAAGTCACCGTGCGCTGTATTCCAAATGCATCGCTCAAGGAAGAAGTGGCCTGCGTCTTTACCGGTAAGCCAGGTAAGCGCGTGATCTTCGCTAAGTCTTACTAGCAAACGGAGCGTGGGTGACTTGCCCACGCTCCTTTACTGTGACACGACTTTTTCTAGCCAAGCGCCATTTGCCCACGCTCCGTTATTTATCGTGCACCCATGCCAGTGCGGCTTCCATGCTATTAAAGTCTTGAGTCGGCCAGTGTGACTCGCAGGCATTGTCACTATAGATTTTATTGAGCTGTTCGCCGCCGATGACTGCTACGCGAATATGCGGATTCGTGTGTGCCGCTGCCATGTCAAGGTGGGTGATCTTACGCATGATCAGTGGTGTGACGGTTACTGACTTCACTTCCGATAGATCCACAATTTGATACCAGAGATCATCAAAGCGCTCATCGCCGTAGATATTAATATTCGATTGGAGCAGCTCTTCACCGGTCAGGTTTCCGGTGTATTTCCAAGTGACTCCATGCTGAGTCCATTGTGTGGTGTAAGGCATGACAGGGATGACAGGGATGTCGCGAGGTGTTAAAACGGTTAAGCAAAGGGGAGTGAATGCTTATCGTTCTTTAATAGTTATAACTGTTTACTGATAAAATTCGACCTAGAATTGCCTTTTTATTACCAGAGTTGTGGGCTCGCCGCTCCGCTGAGCACTTCACATGCATGATAATCCACTTCTGGTAGAAACTTAAGGCCTGTGACTTTTTCGATCTGGGCAATTGAGCTGATGTAATTCTGTAGTGCGGTGTCTTCAGCATCTTGAGGCGCTAGAAACGCAATCGCTCGCAGGGCTCCCGTATCGGTCAGATCAAATACGATCGCGTAAAAACTATCGGGAATGCGTATTCCAGATTCGAGCTTGAGGCTGTCTTTGCTTATGACTGACCCCACATAGACCCAGACCTCGCCAAAGCGATTGGGGTAGTTGACCGTGGTTTCCTGCATGAGTCGCTGCCATACGCCTTCGCTAAACTTCGCTGACATTGGAGCTAGGTTTGTCACCAGATGAGCCTCGTTTGCGCCCACTTCGCCAAACTCACCAGCCAACGCGGCGGGCGGTGCAATCGCTTTGGGCGTCCACTTGCCGAATTGCATGTCGCGGGCGCGTAGTTGTTTGATACGCGGATCTTCAAAGAAACCATCTGGCACCGCCGCGTCTTGGCGGTCGCTGTTGCTTAGTTTGAAGGCGATACAGGAGGCTTGGCGTTCCTTTTCGTTGAAGAGGTTGATATAGCTCTTGTTGTGGAGCACGCGAATCGGAGATTTTGATTGAGGCACGCCTGCGATTAGCGGCGA of Lentimonas sp. CC4 contains these proteins:
- a CDS encoding lipopolysaccharide kinase InaA family protein, whose translation is MKKTIIAPEWEQHLSAAGLLDIEALTTREFEWFEEPNYRMGGWSAVTRLCLNSEVAEDKQVVLFLKVQENHCYRTIQNGMRKRLSYEREMDAFEGLKDTGLLPDLLLFAKWRKGRDVGSIVITRALDGFVGLREWLTDVQLTNPNPDEKVRQVMASVGEAARVMHATGWAHFSFEPQHIFIGAEQAGSYPIRLIDLERARRPYRSKIFVTEDLSRLLRKSDRFFSREQKLQFLLDYFQTDTFSPKQLKWVKEVEQRGSLKSTVVDA
- a CDS encoding glycosyltransferase family 9 protein, whose amino-acid sequence is MALFFIKLLGRLSAASPVWLMRCLCVLLGRIVGICAGERGHITRKNLHHAFPEKTEQWRRRVYYEACARVVEMALFMPASRYFSASRIDSVLEVDAEVRAAVERYISGDKQGKPFVVMLPHMTMSEAASLLPHYFPGLPQVNVVFRPLNQPAMNAWVEETRSRFGNRQLSRRSGYNDAMAALRRGEGVALLFDQDAAGRGATSLFMGRLASLTDLPGLMALRFDADVHLLLLERTEFWQAKLTLQQLPKCETSTEIAVRAHNLLEAYLKRDDHSAPDWLWLHGRWGHQSGSKKRFNLPEKRMELEQTNTINGEADTPRKTRLWVRMPNWLGDVVMALPLLRAIRKARPDFEITLIGKAAFQPLFDRLDVGDRFIPLPKQGRGYFKAFYQLRHDYPDTYLLFTNSTRSDLEAFLTRCPQRMGMIRPGKKRQLLTKPYYLPADIDETTTHQTAVWEMMLERYGLRAPLDCAPLPREAPSGRPQVAMICGTENAPEKRWPISHWRALIEQLLVAQPEVEVLLFGTPADRVITDQVAEGLPAGSIQNLAGKTNLAEFCDGLKQCNAVICNDTGGMHLANMMGTPVVVVFGPTNPVRTGPIFDAPKHILQPEGCPETGGFAIEGVSAERVLASVLPYVGGAAE
- a CDS encoding lipopolysaccharide kinase InaA family protein, encoding MSLLQELNGPLKLHVTERSDGFEATELELTLSEALRILPDRREVYAGQLLGEGQAVVAKRFLSHPKQARDWRREWEGLVKLEALNLSAPTPLCVAEEAEGDAVWVMMSRIDGAVSVQDAFRDGDGDEHAELAEQLAELVDAAHRAGVRQGDQHVDNWAWDGARLYLLDAGSIEFSKHALHEKARLLDLAGICVTLAPAAERAFRGAIDAVYLIDDVELKGRLLYDLEGAIVSLQAERTRRYFKKTRRSCTEFVATQTDTYRSMCLRTADSELIDALLADPEAFMDEGERVKSGNTCTVQRFTRGRQSYILKRYNKKPLTDRVRKMFADSRALTSWSSAWVLEMAFIPTARAVAVYEDTSQRLPGLRYLLMEEIDGQLLPDYIEACGTALARIEAVADAFAQIWESLGRLRAAHGDLKATNLIVGSDGRLYLFDLDAFRFGLKPAAFERGREKDLRRFMKNWSDQPELLELFETKVREVNQ
- a CDS encoding glycosyltransferase family 9 protein — translated: MGDSIQRILIIKPSSMGDIIHGLLIAEAIKAQLPNVSIDWVVRREFSELVEAASVIDHTYIFERSAGVGGFMRLMREVRTQRYDAVLDLQGLARTGILTLAAHAKRKLGRSDARECAWIGYNEKTPALPAGQPPHAVKILAAFLPMLGLREELPSSLTFDIPKVSVALQEPVSGGKRVVLFPESRRAEKNWMGYEPLTRWLLEQSNVGQVVWCGHVPFEASEPLEDERLINLTGKTGIDQLPGLLNAADCVVSNDSGPMHLAAALGRPLVTLFGPTAPERFGPYPPVAARQRVIRRADGDMSSITLEEVGEAVCSMLEV
- a CDS encoding lipopolysaccharide kinase InaA family protein, whose product is MPLDYLDHPEYRLRARPTRTRFGAWLWSELAQLKAPKGLGLLFRERVHIEPEYQQLMRSAGLDCVRSVFETKQGDLLTSQGIGGEDDVSRIRLDDKGNTRTFYVKRFWNRRLECILARVARGSLFGRSVMRAEFEKIQSLGKMGLRIPRVVGYGEQRFCFGVINTYMITEEIPDAMGVDFIVHKWMSDQPIEQQPALKDELLTSIASAVKTMHQNGFEHHDLFLRNLIITEQNMSNLYVFDCPRAYRWPAFIMKRRRKVDLAMLDAGATVAFSPVQRMRFLHQYLGCKRLSAEGKAFARDVLEYAAPMRKKQLRRLKLSLPADS
- the serS gene encoding serine--tRNA ligase, which translates into the protein MIDIKLLREQPDFVRAAIANKKFTCDIDAILAFDTTRRAKITDAEQARAAQKAANKEMAALPKGTPEFIAKVQEMKAIAGKAKELEAAAKEADEAFQEAFLSIPNLADPSTPIGKNEDENEVAATWGDADAEFPNALPHFDIPWFESRVDFARGVKVAGAGFPFYVGEMSRLVRALVNFFLEEARQAGYEEMLPPIVVNEESATATGQLPDKEGQMYVDPNEGLYLIPTAEVPVTNFYRDEIIDADQLPLRHCAYTPCFRREAGSWGAHVRGLNRLHQFDKVELVKWTDADSSMEELEKLRGDVEQLLQKLELPYRVLRMCTGDIGFPHAKQYDLEVFAAGQKRWLEVSSCSNFTDFQARRAGIRYRGADGKPVTAHTLNGSALAVPRVLAAILENNLQADGRVKVPACLQYWMQQEFIGVAK
- the proS gene encoding proline--tRNA ligase, whose translation is MAKQAKTAITPTREEDYPEWYQQVIKAADLAETSPVRGCMVIKPWGYAIWENIKEDLDRRFKATGHKNAYFPLFIPMSYLQKEAEHVDGFAKECAVVTHSRLEADADGKLQPAGKLEEPLIVRPTSETIIGELFSKWVKSYRDLPLLINQWANVVRWEMRTRLFLRTAEFLWQEGHTAHATSEEALFETRQMLDTYADFAENFMAMPVITGEKTAAERFPGADATYAIEAMMQDRKALQAGTSHFLGQNFSKSSGIKYLSAEGKEEFAWTTSWGVSTRLIGGLIMTHSDDDGLVLPPRIAPSHLVIIPFTPKEETRAEVLDYCHKLKQELEGQSYMGAPVKVELDDRDMRGGEKAWDWIKKGIPLRVEVGPRDIASDSMMVGRRDRAPKDKQSVGKDAFVSGIVDLLDNIQDGLLAKAKKFRKENTRDITTEAEFVEFFTPKNKNNPEIHGGFASMGFCCDPELEDKIAKQYKVTVRCIPNASLKEEVACVFTGKPGKRVIFAKSY
- a CDS encoding DNA/RNA non-specific endonuclease codes for the protein MAAKKRATKKRTTARKRARSKTKPEGRSYLRTVFIVLLLLICGLAAAYYFGSFALRTQMERVAIQAINAARTPEWMPRPITSLLNRGYDAIPGSLGLAVEGGELGHEESPLIAGVPQSKSPIRVLHNKSYINLFNEKERQASCIAFKLSNSDRQDAAVPDGFFEDPRIKQLRARDMQFGKWTPKAIAPPAALAGEFGEVGANEAHLVTNLAPMSAKFSEGVWQRLMQETTVNYPNRFGEVWVYVGSVISKDSLKLESGIRIPDSFYAIVFDLTDTGALRAIAFLAPQDAEDTALQNYISSIAQIEKVTGLKFLPEVDYHACEVLSGAASPQLW